A genomic window from Motacilla alba alba isolate MOTALB_02 chromosome 2, Motacilla_alba_V1.0_pri, whole genome shotgun sequence includes:
- the VXN gene encoding vexin has product MHQIYSCSDENLEVFTVISSKSCSPARRRAKATQHILAKSVVALSERRPQQGDLLQVLYEEEARGAGCGQRPAGPSKGAAQHVGITQQESSKSYNHLLDGKSLIAPSPVAHITVKAVAVTGSPTRDRTSTEDHRQRWRKTNEYDLSLPPGAEASLPLTGGNLCGTPSLLRKMWMKHKKKSEYLGATNSAFEAD; this is encoded by the exons ATGCACCAGATTTACAGCTGCAGCGATGAAAATTTAGAAGTTTTCACTGTGATTTCTTCCAAAT CATGTAGTCCTGCCCGAAGACGAGCCAAAGCTACACAGCACATCTTAGCAAAGAGT gtgGTGGCCCTGTCAGAGCGGCGGCCGCAGCAGGGtgacctgctgcaggtgctgtaCGAGGAGGAGGCGCGGGGCGCAGGCTGCGGGCAGCGCCCAGCCGGCCCCAGCAAGGGCGCTGCCCAGCACG TGGGAATTACTCAACAAGAGTCATCCAAGTCCTATAATCACCTGTTGGATGGAAAATCTCTG ATTGCTCCATCTCCAGTTGCCCATATCACAGTgaaagctgtggctgtcacaGGCTCGCCCACACGCGACCGCACTTCTACGGAAGA CCACAGGCAGCGCTGGAGGAAGACAAATGAGTATGACCTGTCCCTGCCACCAGGAGCAGAAGCTTCCCTGCCACTGACAGGAGGCAACCTGTGTGGGACACCCAGCCTCCTGAGGAAGATGTGGATGAAGCACAAGAAGAAGTCAGAGTACCTGGGGGCAACAAACAGTGCCTTTGAGGCGGACTGA